The following proteins are co-located in the Psilocybe cubensis strain MGC-MH-2018 chromosome 5, whole genome shotgun sequence genome:
- a CDS encoding TBC domain-containing protein C4G8.04, whose product MSTPTTQKQTPVHLHPLSPEEVPSKGRRIRGQQTEVRPGSTYHSLKAQLEQDQSESPNWDGSVRGYGQGKTEGRNIPEGSWRKTDKLPPLFVVGSPHDTHSPEVVITTESELQGVDSAISNHILATKWHTYSDEAIQATISKLSAADSPADASNHPYHTTLRVLSSAVYNLSRARLELEEARRTLQDKEIAKRKRADELLKELKPSEQEVARRVVQLLFTDDDESEHRVHRKQSVMSLSESLAEAVADEVSMSRSPPEAPHPLTPMSEETPAMLEASVVEERVEPESSREDDTSGEPTLVPQKLRQERPSIGDWMGTWWGKKGERPPGDKDPPLEVPPKKQTRRRSARSVFGTLGISMLNPPPLSSSKKQPTLIVNDTSDAASIHSNKSAKSSHTNIGSSVSAAASAISSPIQTSFAPSPAAPLISTVFESLISTQTLSKDPSLQSNDSPAILSQGSSLRAIANATRVMSSDPNSILADQGRETSPLIARLAMELVRNARDEGITFRERPKDRKEFKSDQATTDGAERSGAVGTMSPNLGSTDATMSLNRTLAGTHSDTKKTKPSRTASLIPATTPFASPLFGSFMGQQSKKPSNLHDKGYSNEQSSSPGQRIGSNVLPSNAAPIRKKPASVPLESIIPATSKPPTQYLSRTYTPLTARDFRFTIPLPQSASRYTVYHDDKNKRPLTDQYGFMYDVSQYDLLLLIRARECGNTAPACLTGVKIADREEDNSWPDDEEDDQGEAKDTIDIVKGSCPCNGELDVPNSSKSDRLSQATPGDSNSVSIKSRSSSKSRRRSSVVPSGAAISNMGTAMASVLSVNPDTPRHACANTMRHLLNQLTEIHDQKQAAQRKEWDAFVKQRSKVKHLKANNNAALSSSVAAGAGAAAAILGLGTAIEEDELVHSEGLIGFAQLGLSSNKDERKEFDRLVRTGIPLVYRSKVWMECSGALEMREPGLFQDLLAEADGPDSVVGEIEKDVGRTMPLNIFFGGDGAGVDKLRRVLIAYSRRNPSVGYCQGMNLITSTLLLVHADEEEAFWMLTAIVERILPEDFFSPSLLPSRACPLVLLDYVQEYTPKLHAHLNDLGVDLAAICFSWFLSLFTDCLPVETLFRVWDVFLVDGPDVLFRVALGILRNNEGELLRCESIPAVYVALENLPTRMWEADKLLQLEYDLRPSLLHAQILSKREAHVAALKKLIS is encoded by the exons ATGTCGACCCCAACGACCCAGAAACAGACACCCGTCCATCTGCATCCACTATCACCTGAAGAGGTTCCCTCCAAAGGACGGCGGATTCGCGGGCAGCAAACTGAAGTTCGACCGGGATCAACATATCATAGTCTGAAGGCACAATTAGAACAAGACCAGTCTGAATCGCCAAACTGGGATGGGAGCGTTCGAGGATATGGACAAGGAAAGACGGAAGGGCGGAACATTCCAGAGGGTAGCTGGCGGAAGACAGACAAGTTGCCCCCACTGTTCGTCGTCGGATCTCCTCACGATACTCATAGCCCCGAAGTCGTCATAACGACCGAATCAGAGCTTCAAGGCGTCGACTCTGCGATCTCAAACCACATTCTCGCGACTAAGTGGCATACGTATTCTGACGAAGCTATTCAAGCCACAATTTCCAAGCTTAGTGCTGCAGACTCGCCAGCAGATGCATCGAACCATCCATACCATACAACTCTGCGTGTATTATCTTCCGCGGTATACAACCTGTCGCGGGCTAGGTTGGAGCTGGAGGAGGCCAGGAGGACACTTCAAGACAAGGAAATTGCCAAAAGAAAACGAGCTGACGAATTGCTGAAGGAACTCAAACCTTCTGAGCAGGAGGTCGCGCGACGCGTCGTACAACTGTTATTCACTGACGACGATGAAAGTGAGCATCGCGTACATAGAAAGCAAAGTGTCATG TCGCTGTCAGAATCTCTCGCAGAAGCTGTTGCTGACGAGGTATCAATGTCGCGTAGCCCACCTGAAGCTCCACACCCACTCACTCCAATGTCTGAAGAGACACCTGCAATGCTTGAAGCCAGTGTAGTTGAAGAACGCGTTGAACCGGAATCATCCCGTGAGGATGATACATCTGGAGAACCCACGTTAGTACCACAGAAATTGCGACAAGAGCGTCCTTCAATTGGAGATTGGATGGGTACTTGGTGGGGTAAGAAAGGCGAACGTCCTCCTGGTGACAAGGATCCCCCGTTAGAAGTGCCCCCCAAAAAGCAAACGCGGCGAAGATCTGCCAGGAGTGTATTCGGCACTCTTGGAATATCAATGTTGAACCCTCCACCCCTTTCATCCTCCAAGAAACAGCCCACTTTGATAGTGAACGACACATCAGATGCAGCTTCTATTCACTCGAACAAGTCAGCCAAATCCTCACATACAAACATTGGGTCTTCGGTATCTGCAGCTGCCTCAGCCATTTCCTCTCCAATACAAACCTCTTTTGCACCTTCTCCTGCTGCACCATTGATATCCACGGTGTTCGAAAGTCTTATTTCTACACAAACCTTGTCGAAGGATCCTTCGTTACAGAGCAATGATTCACCTGCCATCCTTTCGCAGGGATCCTCGCTTCGAGCGATCGCCAATGCTACCCGAGTCATGAGTTCCGATCCCAATAGCATCCTCGCCGACCAGGGAAGGGAAACGAGTCCTTTGATAGCGAGACTCGCCATGGAACTTGTCAGGAACGCACGCGACGAAGGAATCACATTTCGGGAACGCCCCAAAGATCGGAAAGAGTTCAAATCTGATCAGGCTACTACCGACGGCGCTGAGCGATCTGGCGCAGTTGGTACCATGTCACCTAATCTGGGGTCTACGGATGCAACCATGAGCCTCAATCGCACCCTGGCTGGCACACATTCAGACACAAAGAAGACTAAGCCATCAAGGACTGCTAGCCTTATTCCGGCCACGACGCCTTTTGCTTCCCCTCTCTTCGGTTCATTCATGGGTCAGCAATCTAAGAAACCTTCCAACCTTCACGATAAAGGTTATTCAAACGAACAATCTTCATCCCCTGGACAAAGGATCGGTAGCAATGTGCTGCCATCAAATGCTGCCCCTATAAGGAAGAAGCCGGCGTCGGTTCCACTAGAGTCCATTATCCCAGCAACATCCAAACCTCCTACACAATATCTCTCACGGACATATACTCCCTTGACAGCTCGCGATTTCCGATTCACCATTCCTTTACCCCAGTCGGCATCGCGGTATACTGTTTATCATGATGACAAGAACAAACGACCGTTGACCGACCAATATGGGTTCATGTACGACGTATCACAGTACGATCTCCTTTTGCTCATTCGTGCTAGGGAATGTGGAAACACCGCGCCTGCTTGTTTGACGGGTGTCAAGATCGCAGACCGCGAAGAAGACAACAGCTGGccggacgacgaagaggatgatcAAGGCGAAGCGAAGGACACCATTGACATTGTGAAAGGGAGCTGCCCCTGCAATGGCGAGCTGGACGTTCCAAACAGCAGCAAATCCGACAGATTGTCGCAGGCCACACCGGGCGATTCCAATTCTGTCAGCATCAAATCTCGCTCGTCGTCAAAGAGCCGACGGCGTTCATCTGTTGTCCCGTCTGGCGCGGCCATTTCAAATATGGGGACGGCGATGGCATCCGTGCTATCGGTCAATCCTGACACACCGCGCCACGCTTGCGCGAACACCATGCGGCACTTGCTCAACCAGCTAACTGAGATACATGATCAGAAACAAGCCGCGCAGCGCAAGGAGTGGGACGCGTTCGTGAAGCAGAGGAGCAAAGTCAAGCACCTCAAAGCCAATAACAACGCTGCGTTATCCTCATCTGtggctgctggtgctggagcGGCTGCGGCGATTCTGGGGCTGGGTACAGCgattgaagaggatgaaCTGGTGCATAGTGAAGGGCTCATTGGATTCGCGCAGTTGGGTTTGTCTTCGAACAAggatgaaagaaaagaattTGATCGGCTTGTACGGACCGGTATTCCGTTGGTGTATCGCTCCAAGGTCTGGATGGAATGTAGTGGTGCTTTGGAGATGAGAGAACCTGGCTTATTCCAGGACCTTCTTGCGGAAGCCGATGGCCCCGACAGCGTGGTGGGCGAGATTGAGAAGGATGTGGGGCGTACCATGCCGCTCAATATATTCTTTGGAGGGGATGGTGCAGGAGTTGATAAACTACGTCGAGTGCTGATTGCTTATAGTCG GCGGAATCCCTCCGTTGGATACTGTCAGGGCATGAATCTTATCACGTCAACCCTTCTGCTTGTTCAtgcagatgaagaggaggcgttTTGGATGCTGACCGCCATTGTTGAACGAATCCTGCCGGAAGACTTCTTTTCACCATCTCTCCTTCCGTCTCGGGCATGTCCTCTTGTACTACTTGACTATGTCCAAGAATACACCCCGAAACTACATGCTCATCTGAATGACCTTGGGGTCGATCTCGCAGCAATCTGTTTCTCATGgttcctttccctctttaCCGACTGCTTGCCTGTCGAG ACTTTGTTCAGAGTTTGGGATGTGTTCCTTGTAGACGGTCCGGATGTTCTCTTCCGCGTCGCACTTGGCATTCTGCGAAATAATGAGGGCGAGCTTCTTCGTTGCGAATCCATTCCTGCGGTATATGTTGCATTAGAAAATTTACCTACCAGGATGTGGGAAGCAGATAAACTTCTTCAG TTGGAATATGACCTCCGACCGTCATTACTTCATGCACAGATCCTCAGTAAACGAGAGGCACATGTGGCAGCACTGAAGAAGCTCATATCATAA
- a CDS encoding Succinate dehydrogenase cytochrome B subunit, mitochondrial produces MSTRVLGLGPALRKAAFLPNAARSQVMLRNVVAKRSIQIQSLTPSAGQEILNKQRVVRPSSPHFTIYQPQLTWVASIFNRVTGVALSVLLYGFSIAYLVAPGTFSSENVIQVVAGLPEGVKYAGKAVLAAPFAFHSLNGIRHLSWDSIKFLSLKGAYVSGYIVLGASAISTVALTLMK; encoded by the exons ATGTCGACAAGAGTTCTAGGACTTGGACCAGCGCTTAGGAAGGCTGCATTTCTTCCCAATGCTG CGCGTAGCCAAGTGATGCTTCGGAATGTCGTCGCGAAACG TTCTATTCAAATCCAATCCCTCACCCCCTCGGCTGGCCAGGAAATTCTCAATAAGCAGCGTGTTGTTCGCCCCAGCTCTCCCCATTTCACCATTTACCAGCCTCAGTTAACATGGGTTGCATCTATCTTCAATCGCGTCACTGGTGTTGCTCTTAGCGTTT TGTTGTACGGCTTCTCCATCGCATACCTTGTTGCGCCTGGTACATTCTCCAGCGAGAATGTCATCCAAGTGGTCGCTGGCCTTCCAGAAGGCGTAAAATATGCTGGAAAGGCTGTTCTTGCTGCTCCATTTGCATTCCACTCTCTCAATGGAATTCGCCACTTAAGCTGGGATTCGATCAAAT TCCTCAGCCTCAAGGGCGCATATGTGTCGGGTTACATCGTGCTGGGGGCAAGTGCTATATCAACTGTTGCCCTGACGTTGATGAAATAG
- a CDS encoding High-affinity methionine permease: protein MPRSQSPNSYPRSSSDTSWPLLRDSETEGYGSLADESVQSRAENHPKRQIGVVSAVFIIFNRIIGTGIFATPSTILGFSGSVGLSLVMWIIGAVIAAAGMQVYIIWGTALPQNGGEKNYLEHLFPKPRRLITSIYAANAVLLAYAAGNCLVFAEYAVASISPAAPASTSVFSPVRVVAFLCLTGVLLLHGLHIPSGLRLQNLLGFFKIGILLVVVMAGCFALGGNLQEGVVRPGNFDSWAKIWEGSRGGRNVLCACLYNVIWSYIGFSNANYALAEMRDPARTLRIAGPLAIVTVTVFYLFCNIAYFAAASKEEITGSGRLVAALLFRNVWGPSTERILNIFIAMSALGNVLSVSFSQGRVNQTLGAEGILPFSKFWASSWPAKAPLAGLSLHWAVCNLVIFNMPPGDAYNFVLNLCSYPLSVINTIISFGLLYLSLRRTVTIDKQHHDTDDHTTKSTIVFKPTPSLILPTLLFGIANVFLFVVPLTKPPPGVEPYEKLPYWLHGAGGWCIFLVGGVWWLYYYHRRPE from the exons ATGCCACGGAGCCAATCCCCGAATTCCTACCCTCGCAGCAGCTCGGATACTTCATGGCCACTTTTGAGAGACTCGGAGACGGAGGGATATGGCTCACTAGCAGATGAGTCGGTTCAGTCGAGGGCGGAGAACCATCCGAAAAGACAGATTGGAGTTGTTTCTGCTGTATTCATTATCTTCAACAGGATCATTGGCACTGG AATATTTGCAACTCCCAGTACAATATTGGGCTTCAGTGGAAGTGTTGGTCTCTCATT GGTTATGTGGATTATAGGAGCGGTCATTGCAGCGGCGGGTATGCAAGTGTACATCATCTGGGGAACT GCTCTACCCCAAAATGGCGGGGAAAAGAACTATCTGGAACACTTGTTTCCGAAGCCCAGGCGATTGATCACGTCGATTTATGCTGCCAACGCGGTTCTGCTTG CCTACGCAGCAGGAAATTGTCTAGTCTTCGCGGAGTATGCAGTCGCATCGATCTCCCCAGCGGCCCCCGCATCCACATCCGTGTTCTCGCCAGTCAGAGTGGTCGCATTCCTATGCCTTACAGGCGTCTTGCTCCTGCACGGTCTTCATATTCCCTCCGGCCTTCGACTACAAAATCTCCTGGGATTCTTTAAAATTGGCATTCtactcgtcgtcgtcatggCGGGCTGTTTTGCTCTGGGAGGCAACCTGCAGGAAGGAGTAGTACGGCCTGGGAACTTTGATAGTTGGGCAAAGATATGGGAAGGCTCGAGGGGCGGCCGAAACGTCCTCTGTGCATGCTTGTATAAC GTAATATGGTCTTATATTGGATTCAGCAACGCCAATTATGCTTTGGCAGAGATGCGTGATCCCGCACGAACTCTTCGTATTGCTGGCCCTCTCGCCATCGTCACTGTGACTGTATTTTACCTCTTTTGCAACATTGCTTATTTTGCGGCGGCCAGCAAGGAGGAGATCACAGGCTCTGGCAGACTTGTGGCTGCCCTTCTCTTTCGCAACGTCTGGGGACCTAGCACTGAGAGAATCTTGAACATCTTCATTGCGATGTCTGCATTGGGAAATGTTCTTTCAGTG TCTTTCTCGCAGGGCCGCGTAAATCAGACCCTTGGTGCTGAAGGGATCCTTCCATTTAGCAAGTTCTGGGCGTCAAGCTGGCCAGCGAAAGCTCCCTTGGCCGGCCTGAGTCTAC ACTGGGCTGTCTGTAACCTTGTTATTTTCAATATGCCTCCTGGAGACGCGTACAATTTTGTTCTCAATCTT TGTTCATACCCCCTTTCCGTTATCAACACGATTATATCCTTCGGACTTTTATACCTTTCACTACGACGCACTGTAACCATAGACAAACAACATCACGACACTGACGATCATACGACCAAATCGACCATTGTATTTAAGCCTACACCCAGCCTGATTTTACCCACCCTTCTCTTCGGCATCGCCAATGTCTTCTTGTTCGTAGTACCTCTGACGAAGCCGCCGCCGGGCGTCGAGCCCTACGAAAAGCTGCCGTACTGGCTGCATGGTGCTGGAGGATGGTGTATATTCCTAGTAGGTGGAGTATGGTGGCTGTACTATTATCATCGCCGACCAGAATAG
- a CDS encoding Uricase, which translates to MSVSSSTSNLGELSAARYGKTKVRVFRIVREGKWHHIVEYNVQALLEGEIAVSYSEADNSVVVATDSIKNITYYLAKISPHILNAEKFALHLATFFVSKYAHISKAFVEIEQLRWTRIHVAGEESPEGHPHSFFRDGDDKRIVKVEVDGSAGKDKLVGKVTAGINDLLVLKSTGSAFENFYRDEYTTLVEVNDRIFSTSVDLSYTFTNIPIAAPTDEKKLDFVIPVQKGETGYAGSVWDEDVPARARAATLETFAVDESASVQATLYKMAQRIVAENDSVHSVTYTLPNKHYIPVDMRYLDVDNLTPSKAEVFVPIAAPSGLISATITRK; encoded by the exons ATGTCAGTATCATCATCGACATCTAACTTGGGTGAGCTTTCTGCAGCTCGTTACGGCAAGACCAAAGTCAGGGTTTTCCGCATTGTGCGAGAAGGCAAATGGCATCACATTGTCGAGTACAATGTGCAGGCTCTTCTGGAGGGAGAGATCGCTGTAAG CTACTCGGAAGCTGATAACTCAGTGGTCGTTGCCACCGATTCCA TCAAGAACATCACATATT ACCTGGCTAAGATCTCCCCACACATCCTGAACGCCGAAAAATTCGCTCTCCATCTTGCAACTTTCTTCGTCTCCAAGTATGCTCATATCTCGAAGGCGTTTGTTGAGATCGAGCAGCTCCGATGGACGAGAATCCATGTTGCCGGCGAAGAATCTCCTGAAGGACACCCTCATTCCTTCTTCAGAGATGGAGACGACAAGCGCATCGTTAAAGTCGAG GTTGATGGTAGTGCAGGAAAGGACAAACTTGTGGGCAAAGTGACCGCGGGTATCAATGATCTCCTGG TCCTGAAATCTACTGGATCCGCGTTCGAGAACTTCTACCGCGACGAATATACGACCCTTGTGGAGGTAAACGACCGCATCTTCTCCACCTCCGTCGACCTGTCGTACACCTTCACAAACATCCCTATTGCCGCCCCTACCGATGAGAAGAAACTGGACTTTGTGATTCCTGTCCAAAAGGGAGAGACTGGGTATGCAGGAAGTGTGTGGGACGAAGACGTGcctgctcgtgctcgtgcagCTACTCTCGAGACCTTTGCTGTTGATGAAAGTGCCAGTGTACAG GCTACATTGTATAAGATGGCCCAGCGCATCGTGGCTGAAAATGACTCTGTCCACTCAGTGACATATACCCTGCCCAACAAGCATTATATCCCCGTCGATATGAGGTACCTTGATGTCGATAACCTGACACC ATCGAAAGCGGAGGTGTTCGTCCCAATTGCTGCTCCAAG TGGCCTAATTTCTGCTACAATTACTCGAAAGTAA
- a CDS encoding Histone-lysine N-methyltransferase EZH2, whose amino-acid sequence MDDDTSHSDTVDEVKRVYESLWNKYSSWSKLYNQSKLSGLSRAQARRKLSLQKKPNLPQAQSPDISSSSSSRSSTTTHTCTIIDFDDDGEPQEHTITQIQPTPVDTDMFSPYPPYHSCTPASHNIMVGDDSHYMEFIPFSDDPTYDYSVDLELYHYTSWQKSYIDPEEQHILLETIKRLVSENGMSYQTIDATNVLPIPCHDIVNLIRKRTRRTVIPGAGVTKSVYEDGKAAAAHAQKKHAGRRSAPASELTSSVTRKYAIHVDQEEHGNGLCRNVGIQKGVFKATEVRESEWGLGLFLSEPAEEKELISEYVGEMIRPLTVESRNFHAEHRNRSYVFDLNPTYSLDGAYAGNQTRYMNHSVKAANCHTRVMMVNGEHRIGVYAARRIEEGEELLIDYGIHFWPSESI is encoded by the exons ATGGACGACGATACAAGTCATTCCGACACTGTTGACGAGGTAAAACGTGTATACGAATCTCTCTGGAACAAGTATTCTTCCTGGAGCAAGCTTTACAATCAGAGTAAGCTTTCCGGACTATCCAGAGCACAAgcacggcggaaactttCGCTGCAGAAAAAACCAAACCTTCCACAAGCTCAATCGCCAGACatatcctcttcctcaagTAGTCGCTCGTCCACAACGACCCATACGTGTACTATAATTGATTTTGACGATGATGGAGAACCACAAGAACACACAATCACCCAGATCCAACCCACTCCAGTGGATACAGACATGTTTTCTCCTTATCCGCCTTACCATTCGTGCACCCCTGCATCACATAATATTATGGTAGGCGACGATTCCCATTATATGGAATTTATCCCGTTTTCGGATGACCCAACATATGACTATTCTGTCGATCTGGAGCTATATCACTATACTTCGTGGCAAAAGTCATACATAGATCCCGAAG AGCAACACATTCTACTGGAAACAATCAAACGACTAGTCAGCGAGAACGGCATGTCTTACCAGACCATCGACGCAACAAACGTTCTCCCAATACCATGCCACGACATTGTAAACCTAATACGCAAACG AACAAGGCGCACTGTCATACCCGGTGCGGGTGTAACAAAAAGT GTGTACGAAGATGGAAAGGCTGCAGCTGCGCACGCTCAGAAAAAGCATGCGGGACGAAGAAGTGCTCCTGCTTCCGAGCTCACTTCGAGTGTGACCCGGAAGTATGCCATCCATGTGGATCAAG AGGAACATGGCAACGGTCTGTGCAGAAACGTTGGGATACAAAAGGGGGTATTTAAG GCTACTGAGGTCAGGGAAAGCGAATGGGGACTAGGTCTTTTCCTATCAGAGCCtgcagaagagaaagaacTCATCTCAG AATACGTTGGAGAGATGATTCGACCTTTAACGGTCGAGTCTAGAAA CTTCCACGCGGAGCACAGAAATAGGTCGTATGTATTTGATCTCAACCCAACATATTCCCTGGACGGTGCATACGCTGGAAACCAGACGCGGTACATGAACCACAGTGTAAAAGCGGCAAATTGCCATACGAGAG TCATGATGGTCAATGGGGAACATCGAATTGGTGTATACGCAG CACGACGCATCGAAGAGGGTGAAGAGCTGCTCATTGACTATGGAATTCACTTCTGGCCTTCGGAGTCGATTTAG